Proteins from a genomic interval of Medicago truncatula cultivar Jemalong A17 chromosome 3, MtrunA17r5.0-ANR, whole genome shotgun sequence:
- the LOC112420467 gene encoding protein DNA-DAMAGE INDUCIBLE 1 isoform X1: MKITVMTSDEQILNLDVDPNESVENVKALLEVETSVPIQQQQILFNGNEVGNSQKLSALGVKNDDLLMMTVSGAGAGAAASSGSTNDLSFNTDGSAINPAAFQQHFRRDSNLMGQLFQNDPELAQTILGNDLNKIQEILRLRHRQRSQLQRQKEEELALLYADPFDVEAQKKIEAAIRQKGIDDNWEAALEHNPEAFARVVMLYVDMEVNGVPLKAFVDSGAQSTIISKTCAERLGLLRLLDQRYKGMAHGVGQTEILGRIHVAPIKIGNIFYPCSFLVLDSSNMEFLFGLDMLRKHQCIIDLKENVLRVGGGEVSVPFLQEKDIPSRFLDEEKYSKEASSSGSPLPVASGSNNPSQGGVSSGGASGDKSKDSEFESKVAKLVELGFERQAVIQALQLFNGNEEQAAGFLFG; encoded by the exons ATGAAGATCACTGTCATGACTTCTGATGAACAAATTCTCAATTTGGATGTTGATCCCAACGAATCT GTGGAAAATGTTAAGGCATTACTTGAGGTTGAG ACAAGTGTGCCTATTCAGCAACAACAGATTCTGTTCAATGGGAATGAGGTGGGCAATTCCCAGAAATTGAGTGCCCTTGGTGTTAAGAATGATGATTTGCTAATGATGACCGTCTCTGGCGCCGGTGCCGGCGCTGCCGCTTCTAG cGGATCTACCAATGATTTGAGCTTCAATACTGATGGATCTGCTATAAACCCTGCTGCTTTTCAGCAGCACTTCAGACGTGATTCTAATTTGATGGGTCAGCTCTTTCAG AATGATCCGGAGTTGGCACAAACTATTCTGGGCAATGATCTCAATAAAATCCAGGAAATTTTACGACTGCGTCATCGCCAAAGAAGTCAATTACAGcgtcaaaaagaagaagagttg GCTCTTCTTTACGCAGATCCTTTTGATGTTGAAGCACAAAAGAAGATTGAAGCTGCCATCCGCCAG AAaggaattgatgataattgggAAGCTGCACTTGAACATAATCCTGAAGCTTTTGCAAGAGTG GTCATGTTGTATGTTGACATGGAGGTTAATGGTGTACCACTGAAG GCATTTGTTGATAGTGGAGCACAATCTACCATTATATCAAAAACCTGTGCTGAGCGTTTAGG ATTGCTGAGGCTTTTAGATCAGCGTTACAAAGGAATGGCTCATGGAGTTGGCCAAACCGAAATATTGGGTAGAATACATGTAGCTCCAATCAAG ATTGGGAATATATTTTACCCTTGTTCGTTCTTAGTGCTGGACTCTTCCAATATGGAGTTTCTCTTTGGGCTGGATATGCTCCGAAAGCATCAG tgtataattgatttgaaagaaaatgttttgcgAGTTGGTGGAGGAGAAGTTTCTGTGCCATTTTTGCAAG AGAAAGACATACCATCCCGGTTTTTAGATGAGGAAAAGTATTCCAAGGAAGCTTCAAGCTCAGGAAGCCCACTTCCA GTTGCATCGGGGAGCAATAATCCGTCACAAGGAGGTGTGTCTTCTG GAGGAGCTTCTGGTGACAAGTCTAAG GACTCTGAGTTTGAAAGCAAAGTTGCAAAGCTTGTCGAGCTAGGATTTGAAAGACAGGCAGTTATACAAGCTCTTCAATTATTCAATGG
- the LOC112420467 gene encoding protein DNA-DAMAGE INDUCIBLE 1 isoform X2 codes for MKITVMTSDEQILNLDVDPNESVENVKALLEVETSVPIQQQQILFNGNEVGNSQKLSALGVKNDDLLMMTVSGAGAGAAASSGSTNDLSFNTDGSAINPAAFQQHFRRDSNLMGQLFQNDPELAQTILGNDLNKIQEILRLRHRQRSQLQRQKEEELALLYADPFDVEAQKKIEAAIRQKGIDDNWEAALEHNPEAFARVVMLYVDMEVNGVPLKAFVDSGAQSTIISKTCAERLGLLRLLDQRYKGMAHGVGQTEILGRIHVAPIKIGNIFYPCSFLVLDSSNMEFLFGLDMLRKHQCIIDLKENVLRVGGGEVSVPFLQEKDIPSRFLDEEKYSKEASSSGSPLPVASGSNNPSQGGVSSGASGDKSKDSEFESKVAKLVELGFERQAVIQALQLFNGNEEQAAGFLFG; via the exons ATGAAGATCACTGTCATGACTTCTGATGAACAAATTCTCAATTTGGATGTTGATCCCAACGAATCT GTGGAAAATGTTAAGGCATTACTTGAGGTTGAG ACAAGTGTGCCTATTCAGCAACAACAGATTCTGTTCAATGGGAATGAGGTGGGCAATTCCCAGAAATTGAGTGCCCTTGGTGTTAAGAATGATGATTTGCTAATGATGACCGTCTCTGGCGCCGGTGCCGGCGCTGCCGCTTCTAG cGGATCTACCAATGATTTGAGCTTCAATACTGATGGATCTGCTATAAACCCTGCTGCTTTTCAGCAGCACTTCAGACGTGATTCTAATTTGATGGGTCAGCTCTTTCAG AATGATCCGGAGTTGGCACAAACTATTCTGGGCAATGATCTCAATAAAATCCAGGAAATTTTACGACTGCGTCATCGCCAAAGAAGTCAATTACAGcgtcaaaaagaagaagagttg GCTCTTCTTTACGCAGATCCTTTTGATGTTGAAGCACAAAAGAAGATTGAAGCTGCCATCCGCCAG AAaggaattgatgataattgggAAGCTGCACTTGAACATAATCCTGAAGCTTTTGCAAGAGTG GTCATGTTGTATGTTGACATGGAGGTTAATGGTGTACCACTGAAG GCATTTGTTGATAGTGGAGCACAATCTACCATTATATCAAAAACCTGTGCTGAGCGTTTAGG ATTGCTGAGGCTTTTAGATCAGCGTTACAAAGGAATGGCTCATGGAGTTGGCCAAACCGAAATATTGGGTAGAATACATGTAGCTCCAATCAAG ATTGGGAATATATTTTACCCTTGTTCGTTCTTAGTGCTGGACTCTTCCAATATGGAGTTTCTCTTTGGGCTGGATATGCTCCGAAAGCATCAG tgtataattgatttgaaagaaaatgttttgcgAGTTGGTGGAGGAGAAGTTTCTGTGCCATTTTTGCAAG AGAAAGACATACCATCCCGGTTTTTAGATGAGGAAAAGTATTCCAAGGAAGCTTCAAGCTCAGGAAGCCCACTTCCA GTTGCATCGGGGAGCAATAATCCGTCACAAGGAGGTGTGTCTTCTG GAGCTTCTGGTGACAAGTCTAAG GACTCTGAGTTTGAAAGCAAAGTTGCAAAGCTTGTCGAGCTAGGATTTGAAAGACAGGCAGTTATACAAGCTCTTCAATTATTCAATGG
- the LOC11444866 gene encoding enhancer of mRNA-decapping protein 4, which produces MASPNQPPPSPTPFDMHTFFNPPNPNPNPNPNISSQFPSSAPSPPPPSSSSSYPFPHNNNNYPYDHHHHQLQHQHQQQHHQQNQTNFPIQHRSISFPTPPLQPPQQPQPIPPPSNPNAGARLMALLSTPPIQQQQPPPPQSQPISSGAVNPAITAANAAAAALIRLPSSKVPKGRHLIGDHVVYDVDVRLPGEVQPQLEVAPITKYGSDPNPVLGRQIAVNKSYICYGLKQGNIRVLNIHTAVRSLLRGHTQRVTDLAFFAEDVHLLASVGTDGRVFVWKISEGPDDEDKPQITANIVIAVQIVGEEKVEHPQICWHCHKQEILIVGMGKNVLRIDTTKVGNGEAFVAEDPPKCPLDKLIDGVQLVGTHDGEVTDLSMCQWMTNRLVSASQDGTIKIWEDRKTHPLAVFRPHDGHPVFSATFFTAPHQPNHIVLITAGPQNREVKLWVSASEEGWLLPSDTETWKCTQTLELKSSAKLSLKDAFFNQVAALPHAGLLLLANAQRNAIYAVHLEYGPNPESTHMDYMAEFTVTMPILSFTGTSDILPHGEHIVQVYCVQTLAIQQYALDLAQCLPPPLENAGLDKSDSSVSRDAITAEGFASLDSSAGRTSEMSLPSSAPKTTMQASSTESGLVSRYPLSSGHTEAPISRQISSSNVEAKTVTLAPSSSDADIVCVPSIPPPLSPRLSRKLSDFRSPQSNLSDHVGDQAVNDYSVDRQMDTIHRNLSDQFNSDTKNDDNKIKQDDISTVLNPSAIFKQPTHLVTPSEITKASSSSETNMVDRVSEVETKIQDVVDVGNDEVEVKVVGEARPNQNDELGRQGPQQNPVSDGKEKFFCSQASDLGIEMARECGAIGGETYITEEPGQVDSAGGDSLAQPSNAGEDGLQDLPKDVHEKVSDSSTSMVVPPSPASNTKGKRQKGKNSQPAGPSSPSPSACNSTDSSNEPNGISNLPCTENSYPQIVAMQDSLNQLLTMQKEMQKQMTMTVTVPVTKEGRRLEAALGRSMEKAVKSNADALWARIQEENAKNEKLLRDRFQHVTGLITNFMNKDLPAVLEKTVKKEMTSVAQALVRSMSPAIEKTLSSTIAESFQRGVGDKAVNQLDKSVNLKLEATVARQIQAQFQTTVKQALQDALKSSFETTVVPAFEMSCKALFEQVDSTFQKGMAEHSNAVQQRLESGPTSLAMTLRDSINSASSVTQTLSREVLEGQRKLMALATSRTNSGTLNTLPIQLNNGPLLHEKVEAPLDPTKELARLISERKYEEAFIAALHRSDVSIVSWLCSQVDLHGLLTLVPLPLSQGVVLSLLQQLACDINNDMSRKLSWMTDVATAINPSDPMITMHVRPIFEQVYQILNHQRNLPSITGSDLSSTRLLLHVINSMLTTCK; this is translated from the exons ATGGCTTCTCCCAATCAACCACCGCCTTCTCCAACCCCTTTCGATATGCACACTTTCTTCAATCCcccaaaccctaaccctaaccctaaccctaacatTTCTTCCCAATTCCCTTCCTCCGCTCCTTCACCGCCAccaccttcttcatcctcctcTTATCCTTTCCCtcacaacaacaataactaCCCTTACGATCACCACCATCACCAGCTTCAGCATCAGCATCAACAACAGCACCATCAACAAAACCAGACCAATTTTCCAATTCAACACCGTTCAATTTCATTCCCTACACCCCCTCTTCAACCACCTCAACAACCTCAACCAATCCCACCTCCTTCAAATCCTAACGCCGGTGCCCGTCTCATGGCTCTCCTCAGCACCCCTCcaatccaacaacaacaaccaccaccgCCACAATCACAGCCCATCTCTTCTGGCGCTGTTAATCCGGCGATAACTGCTGCCAATGCTGCAGCGGCAGCGTTGATTAGGCTGCCGAGTAGTAAGGTGCCGAAAGGAAGGCATTTGATTGGTGATCATGTTGTGTATGATGTGGATGTTAGGTTGCCTGGTGAAGTGCAGCCTCAGCTTGAGGTTGCACCGATTACGAAATATGGATCGGATCCTAATCCGGTTTTGGGTCGACAGATTGCTGTGAATAAGTCTTATATTTGTTATGGGTTGAAACAGGGGAATATCAGGGTGCTTAATATTCATACTGCTGTTAGATCTTTGCTTAGAGGGCACACTCAG AGGGTCACAGACTTGGCATTCTTTGCTGAAGATGTTCATCTCCTGGCTAG tgttGGCACAGATGGCCGTGTCTTTGTGTGGAAAATTTCTGAAGGCCCGGATGATGAAGATAAGCCTCAAATTACTGCCAATATTGTTATTGCTGTTCAAATAGTCGGAGAGGAGAAAGTTGAACATCCTCAAATTTGCTGGCACTGCCACAAACAA GAAATTTTGATAGTTGGTATGGGAAAAAATGTTCTGAGAATTGACACCACAAAAGTTGGAAATGGTGAAGCCTTTGTAGCAGAAGATCCTCCAAAATGTCCTCTTGACAAGCTCATTGATGGGGTTCAACTTGTTGGAACACATGATGGGGAGGTCACTGATTTGTCAATGTGCCAATGGATGACAAATCGATTGGTATCAGCATCACAGGATGGCACG ATAAAGATATGGGAAGATCGGAAGACACACCCACTTGCTGTTTTCAGACCTCATGATGGGCATCCTGTTTTTTCTGCTACATTTTTTACTGCTCCACACCAGCCTAATCATATTGTCCTTATCACAGCA GGACCACAAAATCGGGAAGTGAAGCTCTGGGTCTCAGCTAGTGAAGAAGGTTGGCTGCTTCCAAGCGATACTGAAACATGGAAATGCACTCAGACTTTGGAGTTGAAGAGTTCAGCTAAGCTGTCTCTTAAGGATGCATTCTTTAATCAAGTTGCAGCATTGCCTCATGCAGGTCTGCTTTTACTTGCAAATGCCCAGAGGAATGCTATATATGCTGTGCACTTGGAATATGGTCCTAATCCCGAATCAACTCACATGGATTATATGGCCGAGTTTACTGTGACCATGCCCATTCTTAGTTTTACTGGAACAAGTGATATTTTGCCTCATGGGGAACATATTGTTCAGGTTTATTGTGTTCAAACTCTGGCTATTCAGCAGTATGCTTTGGATTTAGCACAATGCTTGCCTCCACCATTAGAAAATGCGGGACTAGATAAGTCTGATTCCAGTGTTTCACGAGATGCAATTACTGCTGAAGGATTTGCCTCTTTAGACTCGTCTGCAGGTAGAACATCTGAGATGTCTTTACCCAGTTCTGCTCCCAAAACAACGATGCAAGCAAGTAGCACTGAGAGTGGTCTCGTGTCAAGATACCCTTTAAGCTCAGGTCATACTGAAGCACCTATTTCTAGACAAATCAGCAGTTCAAATGTTGAAGCTAAAACTGTTACACTGGCTCCTTCTAGTAGTGATGCTGATATTGTTTGTGTTCCTTCTATACCTCCTCCTTTGAGCCCAAGGTTGTCCAGGAAGCTTTCTGATTTCAGGAGTCCACAATCTAACTTGAGTGATCATGTTGGGGACCAAGCTGTTAATGATTATTCAGTTGACAGACAAATGGATACAATTCACAGAAACTTGTCCGACCAATTTAATAGCGATACAAAGAATGATGACAATAAAATCAAACAGGATGACATATCTACTGTACTTAACCCTTCTGCCATTTTTAAGCAACCAACTCATCTGGTTACACCATCTGAGATTACAAAAGCCAGTTCCTCCTCTGAGACTAATATGGTCGATAGAGTGAGTGAGGTAGAAACAAAGATCCAGGATGTCGTTGATGTGGGTAATGACGAAGTAGAAGTGAAAGTGGTAGGTGAAGCAAGGCCTAATCAAAATGATGAACTTGGCAGGCAGGGGCCACAACAAAACCCAGTTTCTGATGGCAAAGAAAAATTCTTTTGCTCTCAGGCTTCTGATCTTGGCATTGAGATGGCCCGAGAATGTGGTGCGATAGGTGGGGAGACTTACATTACAGAGGAACCTGGACAAGTTGATTCTGCTGGAGGGGACTCGCTGGCCCAACCTTCCAATGCAGGTGAGGATGGACTCCAAGACTTGCCAAAAGATGTCCATGAAAAGGTTTCTGACTCATCTACATCAATGGTAGTACCACCGTCACCTGCATCTAATACAAAAGGGAAGAGACAAAAGGGTAAGAATTCTCAACCAGCAGGTCCGTCTTCCCCGTCACCAAGTGCATGCAATTCAACCGATTCGTCCAATGAACCAAATGGAATTTCAAACCTCCCGTGTACTGAAAATAGCTATCCTCAAATTGTGGCAATGCAAGATTCACTCAATCAG TTATTGACAATGCAAAAGGAGATGCAGAAACAAATGACAATGACGGTAACCGTTCCAGTTACAAAAGAGGGTAGAAGGCTCGAGGCAGCCCTAGGGAGAAGCATGGAAAAAGCTGTTAAGTCCAATGCTGATGCTTTGTGGGCTAGAATTCAAGAGGAAAATGCAAAAAATGAGAAGTTGTTGCGAGACCGTTTCCAACATGTTACAGGTTTGATTACTAACTTCATGAACAAGGATCTACCAGCAGTATTGGAGAAAACTGTAAAGAAGGAAATGACTTCAGTTGCGCAAGCTTTAGTTCGTTCAATGTCTCCTGCTATTGAGAAAACATTATCCTCTACTATAGCAGAATCCTTCCAG AGAGGTGTGGGCGACAAGGCAGTGAATCAACTTGATAAATCAGTTAATCTAAAGCTTGAAGCTACTGTAGCTAGGCAAATCCAAGCACAGTTTCAGACAACTGTCAAACAGGCGCTTCAG GATGCACTCAAATCCAGTTTTGAAACTACAGTGGTCCCTGCCTTTGAGATGTCCTGCAAAGCCTTGTTTGAGCAAGTTGATTCTACATTCCAGAAAGGCATGGCTGAACATTCAAATGCAGTGCAACAACGCCTTGAATCTGGGCCAACTTCGTTGGCAATGACTCTAAGG GATTCCATTAATTCAGCATCATCAGTTACTCAAACCTTGAGTAGAGAAGTGCTCGAGGGTCAGAGAAAGCTAATGGCACTTGCAACCTCAAGAACAAACTCTGGCACATTGAATACTCTACCCATCCAGCTGAACAACGGTCCTTTACTTCATGAAAAG GTTGAGGCACCACTAGATCCCACAAAGGAGCTAGCAAGGTTGATTTCTGAGCGGAAATATGAGGAGGCATTTATTGCAGCACTACACAGAAGTGATGTATCTATTGTATCTTGGTTATGCTCTCAG GTTGATTTACATGGACTTTTGACCTTGGTTCCTCTTCCCTTAAGCCAAGGTGTAGTGCTTTCACTTCTGCAGCAGCTGGCGTGTGATATCAACAATGACATGTCCCGAAAGCTCTCGTGGATGACAGACGTGGCTACTGCTATTAATCCCTCAGATCCCATGATAACAATGCATGTGCGACCCATCTTCGAGCAAGTCTATCAGATACTGAACCATCAACGTAACTTGCCTTCTATCACTGGATCTGATCTCTCAAGTACCCGTCTTTTATTGCATGTCATCAACTCCATGCTGACGACATGTAAATGA
- the LOC11437624 gene encoding chaperone protein dnaJ 11, chloroplastic translates to MTATLSLAGISVVRPLRFSDDCSTSARFIAKPSSNISNRRRISIRAVTAAVETRRPATSLYEVLRLNPGASAMEIKSAYRSLAKVYHPDAAARRLQECNDGDFIEIRNAYETLSDPSSRQIYDLSLMVHGGRNRRFTAAPVMQKRNSGFYTNRRWETDQCW, encoded by the coding sequence ATGACGGCAACACTCAGCCTCGCCGGTATCTCCGTCGTCAGGCCACTTCGTTTCTCCGACGACTGTTCCACCTCCGCAAGATTCATTGCGAAACCGAGTTCCAATATCTCAAATCGGCGCCGGATTTCAATCCGAGCAGTAACGGCGGCAGTCGAGACACGGCGGCCGGCGACTAGCTTATACGAAGTTTTACGACTGAATCCAGGCGCATCAGCGATGGAGATTAAATCTGCTTACCGGAGTCTTGCGAAGGTTTACCATCCCGATGCGGCGGCGCGGAGGTTACAGGAGTGTAACGACGGTGACTTCATCGAGATCCGCAACGCTTATGAAACTCTCTCTGATCCATCTTCGAGACAGATTTACGATCTGTCGCTAATGGTGCACGGCGGAAGAAACCGGCGGTTTACGGCGGCGCCGGTGATGCAGAAACGGAATTCTGGTTTTTATACGAATCGGAGATGGGAAACGGATCAATGTTGGTAG